The sequence below is a genomic window from Coffea arabica cultivar ET-39 chromosome 4c, Coffea Arabica ET-39 HiFi, whole genome shotgun sequence.
CACGCATAAAATCTCAATCTTTACCAATAAAACTTTGAAGCTTTCATAGTCTGGCCAGAAAATTACAGAATTTTTAACAGTAACCAATCCAAAATTTCAGAACGTGCTTCGCAAAAATCAAACTTTAACTTTAAAGGAAGAAACTCCCATAACGGGATAGGCATCAAACTAACCTGAAGTGCTTGGACACCACAATAGGCAAAGAAATATTCAAGCCACTTAGGAAGTTTGAAACTCCTGTGGGAAAGGTTTCGATGAAAAGAAAGGGTGATACCCAAGAGCCCTGTGATCACATACAATCCAACAGCAATCCAAAAAGCACCCCAATTGAATGTAAATGGAGCAAAAAGACTCAAAAAATGCATGGCCGCCACCACCCCAACTGTACCAATGTCCAAAGAATTCCACTTTCTACCCCAATACACATTCCTTTTCCTCTTCACCACCACGTCGGATAGTAAAATCCTGCCAATTCTCgatttttcttcactttcttccaCTGGCGCTGATGCTGCCCTGACAATTGGAAttactctcttcactctttgtGCACGCAAATACGAAATTTGGAGCGTATATTTGGCATTTTTACTCAATGAATTCAATTCATGAAATATGACTCGTCTTGGCCTTTGATTTGAGCACTGAAGAGGTGCAAAGGAACAGGATTTAGCTCTAGGTGATGGTGTTGCTAAAAAAGCCATCTTTTAGGCCTTGGGATGTTGAATACGGGCAAGAAGGCCCTTGTTTTATTGAGGGGTTTCTCAAAAATTGAGTTATCAAGGTTATTTGGTGTAGGAGCCAGGGAAGATTTTCTGTGGTCAAACCGTTGAGAGACAGAGAGCCAGCTTGGCAAAGGAGATGAGAACTGATAAGGCGGTGGGACTAGGTCATATCCGTATGGCCGAAACTGAGACGTAAGATATTTCCGTGGGTTCACACCCAAAATGCCAATTTTGGGGTTTTGTCCCTTTTTGTTGTTAAAGATATTTCATATTTGTGTGGGCATGGGAAGTGTGTTATGTGGTTCCCTTTTAAAGAAATGCTATCCTCTCTATCTGAAGCCCCGTCTCACTTCTCAATCTGTCTTGCCTGTTTCTATGCAAAATGGCAGTGACTGCGGCCGGCTCAGCAGCAACAAGCAGTGCTTCACTCTTTGCTTCTTCCCAGCAAATTGTATCTGCAACACGTTCTGCTTCAAGTAGTAATACCAGCGTATCTGTTGCAAGCACTTATGGTGAGCTATTGCAATCTTTTGATCCTTGCAATGCTAATTTACTGTAGCTTTAATCTTTTATTTAGCATAAGAAAGATTCTTGATCTATACTAGGACAGCTTGTCTATTTTAATTGTCATTACTACAGGTGTAGGATACTGTTTTGATATTTGACCGAACCTAAGACTCTCGTTGATTAACCATATGATTCATAGTGCTCCCACAGCCAAATAGAGCAGCAAATATGCTTGTGTACCTCCGGATTATGCTAGCTATCTAGTCATTGCTGCATAATCATAATTATTTTGGTTTCGGGCTCAGATTATCTGATGCACTAGTGCCTAACTCTGATCAGAAACAGGACACAATGTCAAGGACCGATTAAGGAAGGATTGGCTTTAAATTCAATTTTCCAATTGACCTATGTATCTTATTTCAGTTTCCAACTGTATGGGAGCTTCCTTGAGAAGATGTTTTCCAGTTAAACGGAAGATGGCTAAGATTTCCAGAATTGTTACAGCTGCTGCGTCAGTTGCAGCAAGCCCTGTAGAAGAAGTTACAGAGTGAGTTATTTTACTGAGACATGCTTTGTTTAGGTCCCAAGGAGTCTGCCATGAATCAGTTTATCTTTGAGGTTCGAGTTCCTGATGTAATTCGTCTCAAGCAATAAGAATCAAGATTATCCATGGCTGACTAAATGCATTCTATTCTCCAGCTACAAACTCCCAACATGGGCTGAATTTGACCTTGGAAGAGCTCCAATTTATTGGAAAACTATGAATGGCCTTCCTCCAACTGCTGTATGACCTCAGTCATGTAATATTAACTCTAGTTTATTGATTTGGACGTTCATTTAATCATGCATTTTTACACTTCGCAGGGAGAGAAACTAAAGGTTTTCTACAATCCAGCTGCAAACAAGCTTGTTCCAAATGAAGAATTTGGCATTGCATTTAATGGTATTCTTGCTTAATATCTGAGCTCTGCATTTGACACCAAAAACTTTGCTACACTTCAATCCTTCAGCTTCTTGTGTATTGGTCAGAGACAAAGATTAAGGAAGAATATGGTATAAGAGGGGAAGAATGACACTACTCCTTGGATTCTATCTGCATTTAAATGCTAATCTAGATCCACAGTTATAAACATCACAATGAGATAAACCATTTTTACttaaagagtaaatcttatatacactgactgACAGTGTATGCACTATCACGGTTAGATGCACgatacatatacaaaatttgggtttcaaattcaaatttagattatgtgtcatgcatccaatagtgaaagtatatacactgtcggtgtatagaaaattaatcttTTTACTTATTAGTGTGTAGAGACATTTCTGCTGCAGGAGGTTTCAATCAGCCAATCATGTGTGGTGGTGAGCCCAGGGCAATGCTTCAGAAAGTTCGAGGCAAAGTTGATCCACCGATCTACACTATCCAGATATGCATCCCAAAGCATGGTACCTTTTAACAAATTCATTCCAAGTTCCCCATAGTTATTTTTCTCCTCTGAGTGGAGCTCATTCTGTTTAGCAATATATTGCAGCTTTGAGTTTGATTTTTTCATTTACAAATGGAACTGAGTGGGATGGTCCATACAGACTGCAAATTCAAGTTCCAAGGCCATGGAGGAATAGACCTATTGAATTTTTCACTGAGGTAATGATTCGCTTGAGTATGCTACATGTGCTAAATCAAAATCACTGCAAGTCTACATTCTTCAAAGAGCTTAAATATTTCAGTAAAGAAGTTCAGTGCcaagtttcttttgtttatttaaatCCTACCTGCAGTTATTTCTTTTCCTATCAGAATAGGAGTGCTCCAAATGACCATTAAAGTTCATTCAATTGTCAGAGAGTACAAGACATGCATACTGCTAGGTTTATGTTGTCAAGTGTGTCAGAGGAGTTGAAATCATTCTGGTAATTGAACATTTGCCTGCAAAATGGTTGATTTGATTTATTGTGTTCCTAAAGGGCCTTGCACAGGAGCTGAGTAGAGATGGTGCATGCGAAAAAGCAATCTTTCCAGATACAAATGTTGTTGCCACGAGATGTGCTATGATCGGTAACTTATCCGTGGAAGGAGTAAGTAGAATGGTCCTTTCCAGTTTCTGCCGGGTCATGCTGCATATTATATTTGGTCAATCTTGCAAACTTACCTCTGGAAGTGATGTGGTGATGCAGGGAGATCGTTGCAATCTCGATTTTGTGGTTGGATGCACTGATCCTAGTTCTCCCTTATTTAATCCACTTGCTAATGTGGACGATGGCTCTTGCCCTCTTGACTCAGACTCGGAGGATTAGCAGCATACATATTGTGTCTGATCCTGATTACAGACGGAGTACCAAGTATGGAGAATGCCTTATTAGCAGTGTTAGTAGAGATCTCCATTCAGTGTATTAATTCTCCTGAGTTTGTCACCTATTGTTAGTTCGTGAATCAGAGTGGTTTCTTCTCACCCTTTTGCTTGTCAATATGGAACTGATAACCGATCCCAAATGCATGCAGGCTTTTGCACAGATCCCAcggtatatttatatttggatttTCTGATGGCTTCTTAGATCTACTTTTTGCACTATCTGATTGTTTTCATTTCTTGTACCCTCTGACTGTTTGCTATTTGCCTTCACTTTCATAAATGTTTTCTCCAGAGATACTAATCACTCAGCCAATCATTTCGTGCATGCATTAGTGCCAGGATTCAATTTTCTTGCTATCCCCTCTTATCATAAAATCAATTAAAGGTCCAACACGTTCTGCTTCCTCTGGCTGAGAAATATGAACCTACTTGTGAAGTTGCTTTATCGAGGAGTGTCAAAACTAACAGATTATGTGTCTGTTTCCCAATTGCCAAAATCAACTACTACAAGTAAATTAGCTACTGACTGCCTTACTTGTCTTAGTATTTTCTCGATCAAGATTACCTAAACAAACAGATGTTGGCGCTAATTCAACAATTTAGTAGGTGGATCAATTGTAGGCCCTCAATACAGTAGTTAACAATTTCTGCTTTATTGGAGTGGTAACTGTGCCAATGAGCTGCCATTTTGAGAGAAAGAAGGGGGGCAAAAAAAAGTGGTTGATCAGGCGTTAGGAATCTTGCGGCTTCAGTAAACCCAGAACTAAAATCTAAAcgtaattatcccaaaaaaaaaatctaacgtGCGTGTCTGGTTTCTGGTTTCCGTATCCTACTGCAGAAAAcagttgacaaaaaaaaaactgaaaaggACGGTGGCTATCACTAAACTATCATCTGAATATCTATCCGTCGAAGAGAGAATCAGTAGTAAGATCCCCCAGCAGGTAATGAAGAAAATTCAATTCCTAGTGTCCATCTGGCACGTATGGACTGAAGAATCGATCATCATGTCATAGCCTCTAAAATCTATGTGATCAGGAAAAGGGCTTCACAAACCAAAAAGAGAAGAATTATGTCGATTCAACCCGAAACAGCACTTGACATTTAATATGTGGGGTGCATAAAACGCTTTCAATCTTGACCTGTTTATTTTCCAGATATTTGACATTTCAGAAGCGCGTTTCAAtcttgacccaaaaaaaaaaaaaaaaaaaaaaaagggattctTGATTCCTGATTATTACTAGCAATTTTCTTTACAGCTCCAAATGATGACTTTACATGGCATAGAGAGCACTATAACCACCACCGGCAGTAATCCCTACAGTGTGCTTTTCTAAGTACTTGCCGGCCAGAGAATCAAACAGTATCCCGGCGCCGACGCCTACAACTAAGTCAATGGTGTAATGACCCCTGGTGCTCAGCAACCTCACCACTTGCAGTACGTTAAGTGCGTCAAATGCCCACGCCATTTCCCATCTCTGCATTCTCTTCATGTCTACAGATGCTATCACCGATGCAGCAACATGCCCAGAGTAGAAGAGGAAAAACGATACATTCCCCACCGGGAAATCCACTCCGGAACCCAAAAAATCCTACCGACATATTACAGACATGCAATTTAAGTTACTGAATTGCGAAAAACAACAGagcaaaatggaaaaagaaatagCACTttcataaaaactaaaaaaaaaaaaaaaattcctaaaaAGTAGCACCATATTCTAAGCGGTGAAATTCGTTTTTCTTTAACTTATaaccaaaaaaacaaacaaaaaaagtaaaattctCTCTCGGGAAATCCAACTAAGAAGTTGGCCTCCGGTGCAGCTGTATTTTTAATTAACAGTAAATAAAAGGCGACAATAAAATGAGATTATAATACTATGATGAGATCGTTGGTGAAATAAATAGGTTGCAGGAACCGAACCTCAGGGACAGGTAGCTGAGTAACGTATCCGAGAACGCCTCTGCATGTGAACATGAACAATGCCGATATCGTAGCCCTAGGCCGCCCTTCCACCAGCCACGTCCACAGGATATACGCCGTTTGCATCCCCACAAacacctatatatatataaatatatatatgtatgtatattagTACAATTTTGTGTTTAGAATAACatggaaactttttttttttttttaaaaccaagTAGGTAAAACATGCAGCAAAACTGTAGCTTGGAACAAAATGATGTCCTTACTAACTTTTAGCATTCTGAACATCAAATTTACATTGAAATACTAATAAAAACCTGTATTTTCCACTGTTAAAACCGCAATGTTTATGTATTTATGTAATCTGAGATCAAGAACACAGATCAATTGTAGGACTAGTAATTTTAACAACTACCGTGTTGAGGCCAGCAAGAAAATTGTTGAGGCCAGGCCTAGAGGCAAGCAAACGGTTAAGGGGCAGGGTAACAACGAAGCCCAGATCAAACGGCGGAGAAGACGCCGGGATCATGCGAAGGGTATACTCAACTCCCATGAAAAACAACATGCAGGCTGCGAATACACACGGTATAGGGTGGTACCGCACCACACCCAACACATCCTCCGCTTTCCATCTCATGAAATAAGCCTTCTCAAACAACCCACATTTGTCACTAGAATTTATCTTAACTTTTTCCATACCGGACTTCTTCTTGATCATCAGGTTTACGTTGTCGTGGTCGTGGCAGCGGTGATCGTCTTTGGATTCTTTTACGGCGCCgttggaatgagaaaagccGTCACGTTTATTAATGTGCTGGCGGTTCCTGGAACGGAGATGGGTTGCGTCTCCGTTCATTGGTGATGGAGTTGGCGTTGCAGAGTGAGAGAGATTACGGAAATGGGCAATTTGCAAGAGTGGGTGGGTTGTTGAACACAATAAATACATGGGGAGATGCTTAGCAGACGGATGACACGAGGAAAGCTTAGATTAAGGATCCCCACCCCACATCAGGaaatggaaatttttttttttttttttttttttttttttttttttgaaaaaacggaGGTGATGGCTGTGATTTGGTCATTTGATGTTAATTTGATGGGGACTAATGCTGTTTGTGATGTAAAATGAAAAGTATTTGTAATAACTAATCCCCTTTGGTTGCCGACTTTTTgattggtcgaattttttctACAGGACAAATCAAAGTTAATAAATGACCGTTTTTGTCACATGGGAGCGCGTGATTGAGTTTCTCGCCTGATTAAGACCGATATTGtagttgacaaaaaaaaaaaaaaaagaccgaTATTGTATTGTGATAGTATATGAAAGTCGACTACGATACCTGTTGATAATTACTCGATTACGAAATTAGTCGGACTACTCGTGAGCACAACCTTAATATTTTTGTACTATCATCTTGTTTACAATGGTGGGAATAACTCCAATTTTAAATCCACGCTTACTGTACAAATTTTCAATGTTAATAGAACAAAGTCATTAGCGTATTAAAGATGTATAAATTTAAGTTGTAGGAATAAGGATTTAAcctatccttttttttaaaacttctgTTAATTGTTGGAAATTACAATGCGAGGGCTCTAAAACAACATTCCTTGACATGGTCTTATTGCGGTCTTGTATACTTTGCATCCGAATGCAAGATTAAATCACGGAGTCAAGCATTGAGTAGTGGTGTGCCACTCTGCTATAGCACTAGATGGGGGGTATGTGTGCGTGtgtatctttttcttctttatttttttttctttttaggaatATATACCAAAAACACAAGTTATCTTTTAAAAATGCGTGCAAGTAAAAAAAAACTCGAGCTCTTAAACTATCACAGTTGTCTACTTTTGCCCTTTGATATATTTTTTATCTCTCACTTGCACCTTTGAAATATTCAAATTGCATAGTTTAAGAACTTCTGGCCATTTTAAATATAATTAAGTTTAGCCGGAGTTGAAGAGCATTTTTGTCTAACTTTAATCAAAAGCGTTGGAAACCTATAAGGCTATAACAAGTATTGAGAGTAGGAGTAGAAACCCTAAGAAGAGCAAACCTTTCATTTTCCTTAAACTCTTCGTTAGGTTTCTTCTTTACAAATTTCTAAGTTCATTGATTTCATACTTGGGTagtcaaagtttcatcaaaTTTTTCATGGCCCTCTTAAGTATAAAGCCAATGAATTTGAGaattttgtggagaaatttaaCGAAGagtttaagaaaaatgaatagTTTTCTCTCCTCAAGACTTTTACTCCTGCCCTCAATGCGTTTGATTAAGTTTTCGATGCTATTGATTAATATTGGACAAAAATGCTCTCTGATTCCGATTAAACTTATGTCTTAAATAGTCAGAAGTTCTTAAACTATGCACTTTTGATTGTTTAGGggcaaaccaaaaagaaaaaaatatatatcagGGGCTCAAAGTAGACAACTATATGATAGTTTAGAAGCTCCCCGGACTTTGCACTCAAATGCATGCTGATTTTGCCCTTCACACTACATCCTTTAGGGGAGTTCTATTATTCCTTTTGAGTAGTATAGCGGTAAGATTAAATTCACCATTAGATATATAAAATAAGAATTATCAACtcttaaattattttaaaagttTAAATCATCTAATAATGTGACAAGATATAAgtaaattaaaatcatgaatatCTTGTGATAAGACGTGAGTAGATTAGAATTAGGAGTATCCTATCGGACTGTAATATTTTTTCATCctttgagccaaaaaaaaaaaaaagaaaaaactagtCAACGAAACAGTTTTCGTGCGAAACCTGACGGCACAGGAAACTCTCAAAGGTCCAAACCATTCAAGCGCCAAGCATTCAAGACTTGCCCTATCCAGATAAAGATGATTCACGAGAATCAAGACATTGCCCAAGACGTACAAAGATAGAACAAGTTTCTCGTACCTATAGCCTGCCTCTAGggcttaatttttttaaaaaatatatatatatatatatatatatatatatatatctgaaaCGATaattttttataagtaaatcttatatatagacaaatatacattattatcattaaatttaaatttaaattttacataattatcATTTATCTAAATCTGATAGCGTATACATTatcaatataaaaaatattaatcaaTTTCTATGCATTATTAATATATACACTAATAAGAGTGTTGGATGTATGTTATATAATTTaacttcaaatttaaaattcaatttatgacCTATATTCATAATTATTAGTGTAAAAAAACTATCACATTCCACTGCTATTAATTAATGTAAACAAATtttacactgacagtatataaaCAATTAATCCAAACTCGGTATATGCTCGGTCTACCCTACCCAAACACTCCCAATATTATCAATTTATCATCCCATCTAAGTCTTTATTAAATCAGCAATTCTTGATTCCTTGAACTTGTGATGCAAAAAAGAAAGGCAAATTCATCCAAACTGATTCATCATaaacaaaaaagtcaagaaaagaaaacccacTCGGGATATCTACAGAATCTACACGAAAAACTCCACCTAGTCAACTGATTTTACAACCAAACGTGCAACAACTTCATTTAGAGTACACTAGCTAGACTGGCTCAGCAAGAAGCCAAACCCTGATGACTCTTATCATATCCGCGAGGGAAATAAGGCCATAAAGTAAACCTTGCCCATCTACCACCCAAACTCGATGGACGGCAAAGCTAGGTAACAGCTTTGTCAACAGCTTCACCTAGAAGTGATTCCGGTGTGCAAACCACAGGGTCCCTTGTTGAGCTTCTCAAGCAAGCTGCTTGGTGCAATGGGGTGTCTGCAAGTTTCTCCAGGAATTCCACCACCCCCATTTTGAGGCAAGACTGGAGCTGAGAAATGGGACAACCTCTCAAATCTGTTGCAGAAAATGTGCCCACAAGCGTCCTACCTTTCCCCTACAATTCATCTGAAGAATTAAGTTGCATTTGATTTTGGATTAGATAAAAAAATGCAAGGCATCTTATGAAGAGATAAACTCATTTTCACTAGTCATTCGAGAGATACATACTCAAAATATCTAATGAGCACTACCAAGATTGTGACACCAACAAAAAGATGGTTTAGCGCGAATTAGAAGCACCACTAAAGGAAAAATAATTTGTAACGCCAAAAGTATTAACCTCCTATGAGACGACAAATACTATGGCACCAAGGACAAAACATCAAGAgcatgaaaacaaaaaagaagctTAGCTAGCCGTTAACCAATGAAGTTACTATATGCAGCAAGATCGCATCATCATGGGAGTATCGCACAGTCAAATCAAATCCTTCAAATGATCAAGTAACAAGTTAGTTCACGAGAATATACATTGATAAGCTGAGAATGGTCCTCCTCGATTTCGCTTGACGATTGAACAATTGGTACGGCTGTGAGGGAAGCTGTTCTCATGCACTTGATGACATCGATGACTTTGGCCTTGTCCGTAACACCAAAGATGATGTCCGAGACTGCTCCAGCTTCTCTGACCCTGTGAGAAAGGATACCTATAAGGGCGGCCTCGTGTGCCTTCCAGAACTTCAAAAGATCCATCTGTGTCAGCATTCGATAGCTGACTCCACAAGCTCTACTCCTGCTACATTCTCGATGTGGCTGTCTATTGGTACTAATGCCCGGTGTATCCCTTTGCCAAACACTTCCATGCAGTCCAGCATGCTACAATTTATACACGAAATTTAAGTGGTTTCACAAGTGCAAGAAAGAATTTCTGTTTACACACATGACACTACTCTCAAAACACACTCTGCTAGTTGTGCAACATGTGACAAACTTCAACGATATGAATGAAGTTTAAAAATTAGTCCTAGCAAGCAACTTCCCAGAGCTAGCAACGTCGGCTTTGAACTATTCATTGGCCAAAATTATTAACAAAAACTTTAATAGCAAATGGTTATACTTAGAGTAGA
It includes:
- the LOC113739645 gene encoding protein POST-ILLUMINATION CHLOROPHYLL FLUORESCENCE INCREASE, chloroplastic-like isoform X2, whose product is MAVTAAGSAATSSASLFASSQQIVSATRSASSSNTSVSVASTYVSNCMGASLRRCFPVKRKMAKISRIVTAAASVAASPVEEVTDYKLPTWAEFDLGRAPIYWKTMNGLPPTAGEKLKVFYNPAANKLVPNEEFGIAFNGGFNQPIMCGGEPRAMLQKVRGKVDPPIYTIQICIPKHALSLIFSFTNGTEWDGPYRLQIQVPRPWRNRPIEFFTEGLAQELSRDGACEKAIFPDTNVVATRCAMIGNLSVEGGDRCNLDFVVGCTDPSSPLFNPLANVDDGSCPLDSDSED
- the LOC113739381 gene encoding phosphatidylcholine:diacylglycerol cholinephosphotransferase 1-like codes for the protein MYLLCSTTHPLLQIAHFRNLSHSATPTPSPMNGDATHLRSRNRQHINKRDGFSHSNGAVKESKDDHRCHDHDNVNLMIKKKSGMEKVKINSSDKCGLFEKAYFMRWKAEDVLGVVRYHPIPCVFAACMLFFMGVEYTLRMIPASSPPFDLGFVVTLPLNRLLASRPGLNNFLAGLNTVFVGMQTAYILWTWLVEGRPRATISALFMFTCRGVLGYVTQLPVPEDFLGSGVDFPVGNVSFFLFYSGHVAASVIASVDMKRMQRWEMAWAFDALNVLQVVRLLSTRGHYTIDLVVGVGAGILFDSLAGKYLEKHTVGITAGGGYSALYAM
- the LOC113739645 gene encoding protein POST-ILLUMINATION CHLOROPHYLL FLUORESCENCE INCREASE, chloroplastic-like isoform X1, with the protein product MAVTAAGSAATSSASLFASSQQIVSATRSASSSNTSVSVASTYVSNCMGASLRRCFPVKRKMAKISRIVTAAASVAASPVEEVTDYKLPTWAEFDLGRAPIYWKTMNGLPPTAGEKLKVFYNPAANKLVPNEEFGIAFNVCRDISAAGGFNQPIMCGGEPRAMLQKVRGKVDPPIYTIQICIPKHALSLIFSFTNGTEWDGPYRLQIQVPRPWRNRPIEFFTEGLAQELSRDGACEKAIFPDTNVVATRCAMIGNLSVEGGDRCNLDFVVGCTDPSSPLFNPLANVDDGSCPLDSDSED